agacagacggacagtcgAAAATGAGcttattagttgattttatgaacacctaataTAGGTACTctgatgtatttcatatatacaaggtgtaaTAAGTATAGATATTAAGAGTTTTAATATAGGGATTTaggtacaaattaatttttattatttcacactgtgattattaattttatctaattaagagagattaaaaaatataattgataagtTGGTTTCCGTAaggtctacaaaaaaaaattccacaaaTTTCCTtgctgataaaaatttaaaaatttgtgggaTGTGGGAATTACTATAGTTCAGAGTTTTTACATTTAGtaatttagtttattaattGCTTTTAATCTTTTTTGCTAAACTACGACTTGTAACTAACCAAAGTAAACCTAGAAAAatgaagttgttttttttagtaaatcagCTAATATTTTTGTGCTTATTTAATTTGGTATCAACTCAGAACAGCAGTGATAATGTGGTTGGAAATTGCAAATGTACTAATCGTGAGGACTGTAGAaatgaaaatacattaattatgaCGTAAGTTCTGttttacttcaattttaatCCCCGCAAAAAAGAGAGCAATCTTGAAGCAAATGACCGTTTGCACACCTGCCTGTGCTAATCAACCTGCCAAACGAAAcaatcgattttaatgattttattttactttttgaaatacGCTTCCATGATGATTGATGTTTGATTGatagaaatttacaaactatCAGAATTCAATCAAAGACAATAGTGCGTTTTTTCCAAACATGTTCCTTACACCAAAATGATTGTCTCGGCATACCAAAATGCTTCTCTTTGCGTAGGTATACTTACctcgttaaattatttttcttggtTATCTGTTAGTACGGTACCTATTCCCGGCTGCAATTCCAGAAAGAGTTACTTTACTGAGCAAGAAAAATGCAATCCAtagaaatatctttttttagttttaacctgtgtccaagtagaaaataaagataagaaaactatataaagaaaatattttcgttgCAGTTACTCTTCGCATCTATCGTTAAATAGGACTAGGAGTGAAACTGAAAACGGGAAaaacattttgtcaattgagAGATTTTTAAACAGGTAATAATATTTCCCATACATTTCTCTACAGGGTGATCCAAGTTTCGTCAAATGTTAGATacgattaaaataatgacaatttctgaatacaataatataatcagGAAAGCGTTGAAGTtgaatttggtttgaaaaacgGATATAAGCGTTGAGACTTTACACGTTAAAATTGCTGTtacattttcagaaaatacagaatatttcgaaaaccgagatgtttaataaatgtaaacttTAATGAAACTAACTTTTATTTAGAACAACTTTGATACTTTtcgtgtttttattaaattttaataataatacggtATTTGTATTgatttcaattctctttaattaagaatataatttttaaataattttaggacAATTCATAAACGTGTATGCCCTAATGGTGTGTTATGttgttcaaaaattgaaaaaccaaTTACAGAATCACCACAAACAACAAAACCAGAGGCCCCAGTACGCATAACAAGTCCAATAATTGAAGATTTTACGGAATTACCCGTAAAAGATAATAATCGATATTCTTGGATGGTAAAAATTATCAAGATGGTTAAAAATAAGCCAATTGTAACATGCGGAGGCTCATTAATTCACGAAAAAGTCGTATTAACGGCAGGATattgttttagaaaatctaACAACAATCAATTAGATAAATATAGAATTCATGCTGGTTATAATAAAGAATCTGATACAATAGCATCAACAAATGAACGCTTAATTTCATCAATTGAAATTCATCCAGAATTCAATCTTAATACAAATGCATATAATgctgcattaatatttttaaacgaaccATTCGAGCTAAATGAGCACATAAGTACAACTTACTTACAAACAAAAGATATTCCAGCTCCAGTGGATGaatcaaattgtatatttactGGCTGGGGTCGAGAAACACCTCAAAGTAAAACATATCCACTTTCGTTAAAAACGGCAAAAATGTCAGTGTGTAGCAATAGAGAATGTATTGACAATTTCAGACAAACTGGATTACAGATACCGAATGATTTTGATGAAAGTATTTTTTGCGCAAAGGGTattgaaaatgattataatgTATGTGCAAAAGATGATGGTAGTCCATTAGTTTGTCCTGAtgatcaaaatattgatttccaaGTTGGTATTGTGAATTGGTATAATGATACATTATGCGGTAAAAATAGTATTCCTACAATTTTTACCAAGGTATCTGAAATTAAGAATTGGATTGATGAGACAATGCTGAAGTACCTATAATATCGAGTGAGCGTAGGGGAAAACATAATATTTCCAGATATCTATAGCAATTTCtagattttccaaaatattcttataaaatcgCTATACCTACCTTTTTCTAGAgatttttttatctgaaaaaatctttaaaatgagATCAATTCAGCTTTCGGTTGGCAATAGGTGAAAATAATGGttcttctatttaaattttgttgacaATTAAATGGCAGTCGTTTGACCCCCTttaggaacgaagttcctttacatccaaaactagttatgcatGTACATatgcataactagttttggacgAAAATAGTACCAATAAAATtcgtgtaatataataaataaaaataatataaagtaggtGAACATATCGTGGTTGCCATGGATatgacatacacacatagcatGTCTCACACCGTTACGGGATGAATTCTGCCAGTTTGCTCACCATGGCATATACCATCATGGCGTTAATCAACTTCGTTTCAAAAACCTTCACATTATATGCgtagaaaaatataaactaatacataatatgttttacaaatatttttgcgaaaatgtaattttcaccAAATAAATACATCTGTTTACATGAATCTTTTATTAGTGTTTTGTATCAAGATATCCTTACTCGAGgtccaatttagattctaaaaggtaagagatagaataacactctaaattagaaagttgatcctcaaatatgtcattattgcatttaatcgaaaaatgacagaaaaatgctttagtttAGAAGACACTCACCtatgtccatgactttgacaaAAAAAGCTTTTGCCTGTGcccatgaaataattttttaatcggcccagtagtttttgagtttatccattacaaacaaacaaaaaatcaaattttttctatttatatgaATAGTGTAGATGTAGATAACAttctaatattttacattaaaatcgccGCTATTACCTACGTTTTGTAACATCTAAAACCTCCACCGTTTCTACGACCGTATAAAAATTCCTCTTGTATTGATATATGTACTATCTATGATAAGTATATGTTAAAAgttgcataattttaaaattatatgcaacttcttttatatttatgttatgaATATTGCATATAcgggtcaaaatttttttttaataatacattattacctccatataatgtatataaacctgaataatttttaatttcacaagTATTTTTAACTTAACATATACCTGAACAACGAAAAATCAGTTTAAtcaaggaaaatgcttcaaacgaaaaacgTTAGTTTCATATAGGTATTGAATTCGATTTAACTTTTCAGGTTCAGTTAAACCTCACTCTAattcataactggcaaacattagAAGAAACTTTCAATTCGAAAAATGCTCTTAAAAactcaaacattttttataaaccgaatagtttatacacaaattgatagcaaaaattgtctttatttttaaacaaaccacttttattggaaaatattttcgaatagtGTTTAGATTCCGCAGAAACAATtacacgaaataaaaattttggtacgaaTGAAACTTTTTAGTGCGTTTTTGTCTAAACTGTACgttttgcggaaaaatgtttggaacaaaaaatgttacttaattGTTTTGAGCTTTAATTTGTGGAAGTATcatattcaatagttttttgaaaaattaaaaattgtcaaataaattatttaaaaattcttatttattaattttaatttgcatttccacttttttatattaattttaatgattaatttatttttcaaaaaactattaaaaatgttacttttttaatcaataacaacaactttctaactcaaagtgttcatctatctatTACCAGTTGTGGAGTAGAaagagcttttcattgagcctgaAATCTTAGGTAAAATTTAGTGTCTGCGTAATTTGAATCTTCTTGGGACAATTACAAGTAAGTACTGTACACATTTCATTCATTCTTATACCTTCCGAGAAAATTtatcgaataaatattttatacaccttggaaatttttttcagggATTTTTACCGAAGCTAAAAAAAATGTCGAAGATTTTCTATATGAAAATCAGCATTTCAGTGTCAATACTTTAGAAATATACGTGCTTTGAAACGAAATTTTCCCCAACAAAAATTTCCTGTGTAAAAACCACGAAAAAATGAAAGTTCCTGTTGGAGAatcctttaaatttttatatccttCCTATATATAGATGTTGTGTGAGTATGCAGTACTAAATTTTTTAGGATTCTGAAAAAGATGAAAAGGTTatagtattaggtcattttatttttaagatataaatatttttaagacgtaaacattaacattttataattcaatggaaaattgtagtaatattgattttataaatatgtatacttttgtcaatataaatcgattttaatcaTAGATAACAGGAAGTTAGTGgttaacatttacaaaaaatgtttttatcctCCTAGAATTTTTTGTCgtggtttaattttatttaaggataaatataaataatgaggGACTCTATAATCTAGTATTGATTTAAGTTTTgcaaaataaagttcaaattcttaaaacttttaacaatcTATATACTTTTGTAACGCAATTGtacatacttaaaatatttattataatgaatcGATTGTTGTTTATTATTGGAATTTATTTTGTGTCCATTACTTCAGGGCAATTGAATCCAGAAAATGATATTGCCGGATTTACTTCGCCTAAACAACAATGTGTTTGTGttgaatatttcaaatgtaaaacGGGTGTAAATCCAAATGAACCTGCAATTGATGTCAGGTAAgcgattaatttaatttttttctaataatgggataaattcaatgaattttcgtctaatttttcaCGCACATCGAAAACATTGATGATAACTTTTCGATATGTCGAATCATATCGATGTATCCAATAAAatcttaattgtatttttactcgATGTGTCAACATCGcaaagaaagtaaaatattcgaaaaaaatttttttaatgaactatTAACTTGCTGTGTAAAATAGGGGATAAtgctgatgtcgaattggccatattaaccataaaaatgtaaaactaaacttcAATAAACCGTGTTTCCTCTTAAAAATTCGAACTTATTTGACTTTAACTAgtcttattttttcttttatttgagcGTTATAATcccttattttttgtttctttatgaaaatgcttttttacgtcttttttgcaaaaaaccgtttttttttttgttataacttcctACATTCCGATTTTTGCAAAagattttttcttagaaacaaCTATTTTCCtagttattcaaataattatcacgatactcgaaatgaaattgtatattaagaacttctatttaaaaaatataattaaaaaacatacaacagatttacatttcgctaaatatcgatgtttcgattgcaacgcaaccatcgtcagtagataaaataaatatgtaaaatctTACCAACAATTACACTGTAACACTAATGTTACTTTAATTATTGGTTATGTTTTACATATTCATTGTTAAATTTGTAAAgaatgtatgtaatgtattatatgaataaatttagcttcTGACGATGGTTGtcttgcaatcgaaatatcgatatttagcgaaatagcgaaatgtaagtctgttgtatgttttttaattgtattttttaaaaagaaagttcaTTCTTATACTAGAAAAACTCATTCTTATACTATTTTCCCCTAATTATCAGGATATCAGGAGGTGAAAAATCAGGCGGGTTAATTTTTGCCTGACTTCTAAA
The Chrysoperla carnea chromosome 4, inChrCarn1.1, whole genome shotgun sequence genome window above contains:
- the LOC123297230 gene encoding trypsin-3-like — protein: MKLFFLVNQLIFLCLFNLVSTQNSSDNVVGNCKCTNREDCRNENTLIMTYSSHLSLNRTRSETENGKNILSIERFLNRTIHKRVCPNGVLCCSKIEKPITESPQTTKPEAPVRITSPIIEDFTELPVKDNNRYSWMVKIIKMVKNKPIVTCGGSLIHEKVVLTAGYCFRKSNNNQLDKYRIHAGYNKESDTIASTNERLISSIEIHPEFNLNTNAYNAALIFLNEPFELNEHISTTYLQTKDIPAPVDESNCIFTGWGRETPQSKTYPLSLKTAKMSVCSNRECIDNFRQTGLQIPNDFDESIFCAKGIENDYNVCAKDDGSPLVCPDDQNIDFQVGIVNWYNDTLCGKNSIPTIFTKVSEIKNWIDETMLKYL